In Penaeus vannamei isolate JL-2024 chromosome 4, ASM4276789v1, whole genome shotgun sequence, a single window of DNA contains:
- the LOC138861653 gene encoding uncharacterized protein: protein MPTPAHTTHILPNILPISCPQAANPAHKPPTLPTPPIPPTIRPSCPQSAPPCPHPAHIPYIPPHPCPSRPHPAHKPPILHPPPTSRLTPIPPSNPHLPIPPTSRPQSAHPAHKPPTPPTSRPHPSHNPPIPPIPPKSLF from the coding sequence ATGCCCACTCCCGCCCACACCACTCATATCCTGCCCAACATCCTGCCCATATCCTGCCCACAAGCCGCCAATCCTGCCCACAAGCCGCCCACCCTGCCCACACCACCTATCCCGCCCACAATCCGCCCATCCTGCCCACAATCCGCTCCACCCtgcccacatcccgcccacatcccttacatccctccccacccctgcccaTCCCGCCCACATCCTGCCCACAAGCCGCCCATCCTGCACCCACCGCCCACATCCCGCCTGACACCCATCCCGCCCAGCAATCCGCACTTACCCATCCcgcccacatcccgcccacaatccgcccaccccgcccacaagccgcccaccccgcccacatcccgcccacatcCCTCCCACAatccgcccatcccgcccatcccgcccaaaTCTTTGTTTTGA